Proteins encoded by one window of Vitis riparia cultivar Riparia Gloire de Montpellier isolate 1030 chromosome 11, EGFV_Vit.rip_1.0, whole genome shotgun sequence:
- the LOC117925655 gene encoding DELLA protein SLR1-like — protein MGPYDSAISTGSTTSSPSSAAKPSEIDGLLAGAGYKVRSTELHQVAQRLERLETVMVNAPSEISQLASDVLHCNPSDIASWVDSMLFEFNPPVSIPSDLSDFSDLTYIDSVVSPAINQTVCNNSWVEHHTPQQQQQELTHQLTVVTAMEEDSGIRLVHMMMTCAESVQRGDLPMAGSLIEEMQALLTRVNTGCGIGKVARYFIDALNRRVFTPQAPCATGWSNENEILYHHFYEACPYLKFAHFTANQAILEAFDGHDCVHVVDFNLMHGLQWPALIQALALRPGGPPLLRLTGIGPPSPDGRDSLREIGLRLAELARSVNVRFAFRGVAASRLEDVKPWMLQVSPKEAVAINSIMQLHRLLGSGPTRVSAIETVLGWIRSLNPKIVTVVEQEANHNQSEFLDRFTEALYYYSTMFDSLEACSLQPEKAVAEIYIQKEICNVLCCEGSARVERHEPLAKWRNRLGAAGFRPLNLGSNAFKQASMLLTLFSAEGYCVEEHDGCLTLGWHSRPLIAASAWQPLLDTVINHNNLL, from the coding sequence ATGGGGCCTTACGACTCTGCCATCTCTACCGGCAGCACCACCAGCTCCCCCTCTTCTGCCGCCAAACCCTCTGAGATCGATGGACTTCTCGCCGGCGCCGGCTACAAGGTCCGCTCTACGGAGCTCCATCAAGTCGCCCAGCGTCTGGAGCGACTGGAGACGGTGATGGTCAACGCTCCGTCGGAGATCTCACAGCTGGCCTCCGATGTTCTTCACTGCAACCCCTCCGATATCGCCTCCTGGGTGGACTCGATGCTCTTCGAGTTCAATCCGCCCGTGTCAATACCTTCTGATCTATCGGATTTTTCTGATCTCACTTATATTGACAGCGTGGTGAGCCCCGCCATAAATCAGACGGTTTGCAACAATTCGTGGGTGGAACATCATACAccgcagcagcagcagcaagaACTCACTCATCAGTTGACGGTGGTTACAGCGATGGAAGAAGATTCCGGTATCAGATTGGTGCACATGATGATGACGTGTGCTGAGTCAGTCCAACGTGGCGATCTACCCATGGCTGGATCGCTAATTGAAGAGATGCAGGCTTTGCTGACTCGTGTAAACACTGGCTGCGGCATCGGGAAAGTCGCTCGCTACTTCATTGACGCACTCAACCGCCGTGTATTCACACCGCAGGCCCCCTGCGCCACTGGCTGGTCTAACGAGAACGAGATTTTATATCATCACTTCTACGAGGCTTGTCCGTACCTGAAATTCGCTCACTTCACGGCTAATCAAGCCATCTTAGAAGCTTTCGACGGCCACGATTGCGTCCACGTCGTTGACTTCAACCTAATGCACGGCTTACAATGGCCGGCTCTTATTCAAGCCCTGGCCCTGCGTCCCGGTGGGCCTCCTTTACTCCGATTGACAGGCATTGGCCCCCCATCGCCTGACGGCCGCGACTCGCTCCGAGAAATCGGTCTCCGGCTCGCGGAGTTAGCCCGGTCCGTCAACGTCCGCTTCGCTTTTCGTGGTGTGGCAGCTTCGCGGCTGGAAGATGTGAAGCCGTGGATGCTACAGGTGAGCCCAAAGGAAGCCGTAGCTATAAACTCAATCATGCAGCTTCACCGGCTTCTCGGATCCGGTCCAACCCGGGTGTCTGCCATAGAAACGGTGCTTGGGTGGATCCGAAGCTTGAACCCGAAAATCGTGACAGTGGTTGAACAGGAAGCGAATCATAACCAATCAGAGTTCTTGGATCGGTTCACCGAGGCCCTGTACTACTACTCCACAATGTTCGATTCCCTAGAGGCTTGCTCTCTCCAGCCGGAGAAAGCCGTAGCCGAGATTTACATCCAGAAAGAGATATGCAACGTGTTGTGTTGCGAAGGGTCGGCTCGAGTGGAAAGGCACGAGCCGTTGGCTAAGTGGAGGAATCGGCTTGGAGCAGCAGGGTTCAGGCCGTTGAACCTGGGATCCAATGCGTTCAAACAAGCCAGTATGCTGCTGACGCTGTTCTCGGCTGAGGGGTACTGTGTTGAGGAGCATGACGGGTGTTTGACGCTAGGCTGGCACAGCCGCCCTCTCATAGCGGCTTCGGCTTGGCAACCCCTCCTAGACACAGTTATAAATCATAATAATCTCCTCTAA